CAGTTAGAACATTTGCTGATGACCTTAacttcttagaagagtaggatttcagatttctctgaacattcctgaaatttacctcatcgtCTTCACCGTCTTCATTATCATCAAACTGAGCCATCAGCGCGAACAGTGAATCATACTtcgttgcttcagtttccactgccatcatggaattATTTTCTGCATCTGGTTCTCTTTCTGATTCACTAGAGGAGTCTCCCAAAGCAGCAAGAGCCTGTTTCATAATATTGTCAGCTGCATTTTTTCGATTGAATCGTTTgtctggaaccaggttcctttttgcTGATTTGTCAGGATTTTGTTTGTGTTGCTCCTGTTTCGCGagtgggcagtctttgatgaaatgccctggcttTCCGCACCTGTGACCGAGATCATTGTTCCTTGCTTTACTTGAACTGCCCctctttggtataccaccatttcttcgaaccatcttttgaaatcttttagTAAGATAGGTCATGCCACTATCTTCATCGCTTGAGTCACTACTTTTAGCTTttagtaccaggttcttttccttctttgactctctcctttcactgtctttctttcttttcatctcatatgtcttcagattaccaatcaactcatccatggttagagtttgtagatctgtagcttcagtgatggcatttaccttactttcccaagaaccaggtagaacattgaggattttccttacaagcttgtttctaggaataacatctccaagtgaatgaagctcatttGTAGATCTGGTGTGTATATcttgtatagactcatcatccttcatcctaaagAGCTCATACTCTATGGTGAGCATGTCAACCTTGGACTGtttaacctgagtagttccttcgtaTGCGGTTTGCAACGCTTCCCACATTTCTTTGGCAGTATCACAAGCTGAGACTCTGTTGTACTCATCGTGTCCTATGCTACACACaaagattttcttggcacgatagttcttttTTATGACTTTTTTGTCAATGTCGCTGTACTCTTTTCTGTCTTTCGGCACCATTGGTCCAGTTTCTTCAAGCTTCTTCATAGGAACATATGAACCATCACAGATGATGTCCCATAGTTCCGAGTCTTAGAccattataaaatcatgcatgcGAGTCTTCCACCAGCTGtagtattgaccattgaatctaggaggtctgtaggttgattgtcctcCCTCAAAGTTGCGTGGAGCAGCCATTGAGgtcctttctaggtgttagccttttagaaagaacctgttctgataccagttgttagtttgtatgagtctaccaaacagtagagtacctggtcctctatgaggttaagctgagaatgctaataaaactgtAAGTAAAGAAGACAAGGGATTTTTTACTTGAAGAAATCcgacacaaggggatcaaaaaaccacgacctacacttgtaggcttttaacttcactaacttgcagtctctctattacaagccactttgtaataaacCTATTACAAAGATTTCAACTAACTcttgatgctctcaccacaagccactttgtgactcatctagttacaaagactttaaacttatgactaatcttagtcacaacataaactcagaagtttacggatttttggttttcctaagacaaagcttctaagaaagcaaataAGAGATACAataaagaacaaataacaagattacaactcaactacagATATACATAAACAAAATATGAAACAGacccttagtggagttgtcttcttgttcttgacacaccagtgatttcaatgccggatgaacactattgtgcttgagagaatatcattgAATGCACAAGTTAAgtgttgtgccttgcaccaggttgttatatcataaaagacatcacaatggatagtgatgtcaattcttggtacgcgcttcttcccaatgagaagtgattgCTGCACTGTTTGCTGCACAGTCACTTTTCTGCAGTTGCATTCcaactgtatagttgacttgtacttctgtcaaagaacacaacagggaccaGGTCCCAGTTGTATTTCTCTTTTGTAACAGTTGCGAGATGGTCACTTTCTGCTTTTACGTTTCAACTGtacagttgacttgtacttctgtcagagaaccctaaagGACCATATCCCTATTGTGTTCCTTTTTGTAATGGTTGTGGATAGTCACagacttgtacttctgtcggagaaccctaagggactagGTCACCgggtccctattgtgttcctccCTATGGTTGTTCATTCATTTGCTGGAGATCAGACTGGACATTATTCACTTGAAATGTATACCATATGAGttaggttctctatctggttcttcacaataagtttgttagatcatcaaaatataagaagcataaggcaaagacattgaaaacctatCCAAATTTTATGTGGGCTGGGTAGTCGTCATTCTTTCTACGCGACCGCATACGCCGGTCCGTGAACGTGAGGGTCAGGGAGGCTTACCCTTCGTGAACACGTAGGGGAAACTTGCGATCGTGTAAGTCCACTTCTGGCAGCTCTTCGCGATTGCGGAAgtgttctcgcgaacgcgatgaacactatCGCTCAGCACTTAAAACAGTGGCAAAGTTAGGATTTAGCCcatattttcatattttcaaaactagagagtATTGAGGAGATTTTCAAGgtacaagttcttccccaaagcattggtatatgattctaaacctttttcttttgatttcccataacatttcatcaatcttcatcaaaaaatctagggtttttatggtagaaattgggaatttgggtagagttagggctttttgaataattcgAATTTAGACCTCGTGTTGGGGTCAGATTTCGAAagtaattgcatatttgggctcgtgggtgaatgggtgatcgggttttggtccgaacctcgagttttgacaaagcgggcccgaggtcaatttttgacttgttggaaaaaatgataaaaacctataattaagcattgggtacgaattctttagcatttattgatgttgttaaattaatttggactagatacaagtaatttggaggcgaattctaaagaaaaagtggtgtttgaggcttgagttggccgtggaagttcaggtaagtgtttggtctaacattagcttgcgggaataggtattgtgctttATTTGATATGTtctagtgtagtgtacgacgtataagtgtggtgacgagtatttatacgtcgttgtcaagcatgcccgtgagtcttaaattgtaatcgttgtgtttcttaataagtactacaaatgcctaagttgttgattctccgtgttgggcaagaattgtgattattctcgtggtatttgtttattgttgagtattggttACAATTGAggtttcatttgtgaagttaaatgttggtacaagtttggtaatagttgattcccttgccgggacgtatttaattcatactattggttcccttgccgggatgtgtttattctcattattgattcccttgctggaatattgttgtttccttattattcccttgccgggattcttttgtgattggtgttaaatcgtatattgggatcgggttgcatgccgcaaatGGAATAATAAAGGAGGATATGAGgggtcgggttg
This genomic stretch from Nicotiana sylvestris chromosome 9, ASM39365v2, whole genome shotgun sequence harbors:
- the LOC138877704 gene encoding COP1-interactive protein 1-like gives rise to the protein MKKLEETGPMVPKDRKEYSDIDKKVIKKNYRAKKIFVCSIGHDEYNRVSACDTAKEMWEALQTAYEGTTQVKQSKVDMLTIEYELFRMKDDESIQDIHTRSTNELHSLGDVIPRNKLTYEMKRKKDSERRESKKEKNLVLKAKSSDSSDEDSGMTYLTKRFQKMVRRNGGIPKRGSSSKARNNDLGHRCGKPGHFIKDCPLAKQEQHKQNPDKSAKRNLVPDKRFNRKNAADNIMKQALAALGDSSSESEREPDAENNSMMAVETEATKYDSLFALMAQFDDNEDGEDDEVNFRNVQRNLKSYSSKKLRSSANVLTEILLFHLELDKKTLTIELGEVKQSRDDLVVCVVDLNETIANLEEEKEALNGKITSVENERDDLMVVVVDLKETIEGLSNEKHILEENIAATEQERDDF